In Thermococcus zilligii AN1, a genomic segment contains:
- the herA gene encoding DNA double-strand break repair helicase HerA gives MKIAQDPDRPVGIVTGEATVSSFQFYAHPDVDLKFGDFVVARLCKEAKDRGCRWSDSVEWVIGTIRGLKNINWLLSEGKSTYTSLELDIREYGESIGENEALIVTVHVLGKVKFDGERAEVVPTRVPVPNGNRVYLASSDLLRAIYYGGSGYIEVGRLIIREDVPVYLNVNELVSRHFAILAVTGAGKSNTVSVMLWKLVEELGGTVIVLDPHGDYTKLSLPGTGRGYVNLIEAKIRPETMDGEELADLMEIQSNASIQRSYLLRAWDTVLHENQGVGGREAVKLLHDLLQRWVSEGGGEYWDPHAGKYRDLGDIKSAEKETITRLTMKVSRFLRNYGHLLSSEDIVASIEPGKVNVIDLGPLDEGQMKLVVAKLLEKVFETRMDYEKAKKRLDHLRTAYSDSISSVAEEIRGLEEFLRGVEREYPALAEPVMVIVEEAHIFAPQGEEGGAVRVLGRIAREGRKFGVGLGLVSQRPSRLSEDVLSQTNTKIIMRIVNPKDQEYVIRASEQVSGELMNDIAGLGKGEAVIVGQAINLPALVRIYNFKALGGSYGGEDIGAVERWLARKRREEEERKKEELYREEGVEIDF, from the coding sequence ATGAAGATAGCCCAGGACCCTGACAGGCCCGTTGGGATAGTCACGGGCGAAGCGACGGTGAGTTCCTTCCAGTTCTATGCCCACCCTGACGTTGACCTCAAATTCGGCGACTTCGTCGTTGCAAGGCTCTGCAAAGAGGCCAAGGACAGGGGCTGCCGCTGGAGTGATAGCGTTGAATGGGTCATCGGGACAATCAGAGGTCTGAAGAACATAAACTGGCTCCTCAGCGAGGGAAAGAGCACTTACACCTCCCTGGAGCTTGATATAAGGGAGTACGGCGAGAGCATAGGCGAGAACGAGGCTTTAATAGTTACGGTTCACGTCCTCGGGAAGGTGAAGTTCGACGGCGAGAGGGCCGAGGTGGTTCCCACGAGGGTTCCAGTCCCCAACGGCAACAGGGTCTACCTTGCCAGCTCCGACCTCCTCAGGGCCATCTACTACGGAGGCAGCGGTTACATTGAGGTGGGCAGGCTGATAATAAGGGAGGACGTCCCGGTTTACCTTAACGTGAACGAGCTCGTCTCAAGGCACTTCGCCATTTTGGCCGTCACCGGGGCGGGAAAGAGCAACACCGTTTCGGTCATGCTCTGGAAGCTGGTTGAAGAGCTCGGCGGAACCGTGATAGTCCTCGACCCTCACGGGGATTACACGAAGCTCAGCCTCCCCGGGACGGGAAGGGGGTACGTGAACCTTATCGAGGCAAAGATAAGGCCTGAAACCATGGACGGCGAAGAGCTTGCCGATTTGATGGAGATACAGAGTAACGCGAGCATACAGAGGTCATACCTTCTACGCGCATGGGACACCGTGCTCCACGAGAACCAGGGCGTTGGGGGCAGGGAGGCAGTGAAGCTCCTCCACGATTTGCTCCAGAGGTGGGTGAGCGAGGGCGGCGGAGAATACTGGGATCCCCACGCCGGCAAGTACAGGGATCTGGGGGACATAAAGTCCGCGGAGAAGGAAACGATAACGAGGCTTACGATGAAGGTTTCGCGCTTCCTCAGGAACTACGGCCATCTGCTCTCAAGCGAGGACATAGTCGCGTCAATAGAGCCCGGGAAGGTCAATGTTATCGACCTCGGCCCACTCGACGAGGGCCAGATGAAGCTGGTCGTCGCCAAGTTGCTCGAAAAGGTTTTCGAGACGAGGATGGACTACGAGAAGGCAAAGAAGAGGCTCGACCACCTCAGGACGGCCTACTCGGATAGCATCTCCTCCGTTGCAGAAGAGATTAGGGGGCTTGAAGAGTTCTTGAGGGGCGTTGAGAGGGAGTACCCTGCCCTGGCGGAACCGGTAATGGTCATCGTTGAAGAGGCCCACATCTTCGCGCCCCAAGGCGAGGAGGGGGGAGCAGTCAGAGTCCTCGGGCGGATTGCGAGGGAAGGCAGGAAGTTCGGGGTAGGCCTTGGGCTCGTCTCCCAGAGGCCGAGCAGGTTGAGCGAGGACGTTCTGAGTCAGACCAACACGAAGATAATAATGCGCATAGTCAACCCCAAAGACCAGGAATACGTCATCAGGGCGAGCGAGCAGGTTAGCGGGGAGCTGATGAACGACATAGCCGGCCTCGGGAAGGGGGAGGCCGTTATAGTCGGCCAGGCGATAAACCTGCCTGCGCTGGTCAGGATATACAACTTCAAGGCCCTCGGTGGCAGCTACGGAGGGGAGGACATCGGCGCGGTGGAGAGGTGGCTCGCCAGGAAAAGGCGCGAGGAAGAAGAGAGGAAAAAGGAAGAGCTCTACAGGGAAGAGGGCGTTGAGATAGACTTTTGA
- the rimI gene encoding ribosomal protein S18-alanine N-acetyltransferase → MSTSAREVTRRIPLAMVVIRPAKIFDIPEIMRIERESFSEAYPRGLFLVFLENNPDTFLVAEYNGKVIGYVMAYLRPDLEGHIMSIAVDPAYRGNGIGSALLTEAIERLIQKGARYIGLEVRVSNEKAIGLYERFGFRKVKRVIGYYSDGEDAYYMVLPAEEWRGS, encoded by the coding sequence ATGAGCACCTCGGCCAGAGAAGTAACCCGGAGAATACCGCTGGCGATGGTCGTGATAAGACCGGCGAAGATCTTTGACATCCCTGAAATAATGAGGATAGAGCGGGAATCCTTTAGCGAAGCCTACCCCAGGGGGCTTTTTCTCGTCTTCCTCGAGAACAACCCGGATACGTTCCTAGTTGCGGAATACAACGGGAAGGTCATAGGTTACGTAATGGCCTACCTAAGGCCCGACCTCGAGGGCCACATAATGAGCATAGCCGTTGACCCAGCCTACAGGGGCAACGGTATAGGGTCCGCGCTTCTCACTGAGGCCATAGAGAGGCTAATACAGAAGGGGGCGCGGTACATTGGCCTCGAGGTAAGGGTCAGCAACGAAAAGGCGATCGGACTTTACGAGCGCTTCGGCTTCAGGAAAGTGAAGAGGGTAATAGGTTACTACTCCGATGGCGAGGACGCTTATTACATGGTCCTTCCTGCGGAGGAATGGAGGGGGAGCTGA
- the endA gene encoding tRNA-intron lyase, producing the protein MIVFYLSGNRVFSTDKNAIDGLHNNRRYGKLVNGKVFLSLLEAAYLIERGKIEVRDGKKTLTLEEVMKLGREEDELFDAKYLVYKDLRDRGYTVKSGLKFGSHFRVYRGGTEEHSRWLVWVVPENKTIAPNDITARGRVAHGVRKEMIMAVVDDDGDVTYYKVEWVKF; encoded by the coding sequence ATGATAGTCTTTTACCTCAGCGGGAACAGGGTCTTCTCAACAGATAAGAACGCAATAGACGGCCTCCACAACAACCGCCGCTATGGAAAACTCGTCAACGGAAAGGTGTTTCTCTCACTCCTCGAGGCGGCCTATCTGATTGAGAGGGGCAAGATAGAGGTAAGGGACGGGAAAAAGACGCTGACCCTCGAGGAGGTCATGAAGCTTGGAAGGGAAGAGGACGAGCTGTTCGATGCCAAGTACCTGGTTTATAAGGACTTGAGGGACAGGGGCTACACGGTAAAGTCGGGTTTAAAGTTCGGCTCCCATTTCAGGGTCTATCGCGGGGGAACGGAGGAGCACTCCCGGTGGCTCGTCTGGGTTGTTCCCGAGAACAAGACGATAGCTCCCAACGACATAACCGCCCGGGGTAGGGTAGCCCACGGCGTCAGGAAGGAGATGATAATGGCGGTCGTTGACGATGACGGTGACGTTACGTACTATAAGGTCGAGTGGGTGAAGTTTTAG